The genomic stretch GCAGCAACCCCAGGagctgagggcagggcctgggacagAAGCTCCCCCGAGCCTtgttttcagacttctggcctccagactgtgagagaatatatttctgttgttttaagctgcccaGCTTATGACTTTTTCAGTGGCAGAAAAATAATACGCAGgatgtttttaaaggaaatttcagCAAAAATGAACCTGAATGTAAAATAGGGACTATAGTTAACCGTATGTATCAATATAGGTTCCTCGGTTGTAACAAATGCAAGGTGTTCATAGTACGTGGAGttctctgtactatctgctcaattAGTCTGCGAAtctaaaactatactaaaacaataacgtgtagttctttttctttaaggGGGAATTTCAGGACACAAGAGTGGCCCTACTCTTGATTCAGCCTAGTTCACAGGGCATCCTCTTGAGCCACGGCTGCACTGACCCGGGAGGAGCTGAGTTAGGCCAAGACAGTGGCCTGGAGCCAGGACAGTTCCGGGGCCTCCAAACAGGGAGATCTGGTATTGCTGACCTGTCAGAAGCCCCCTGGCCAGAAGGCCAAAGCAATGTGGAGGAGACGTTAGTGACTTCAGAGCACggccaccaccactgccaccatgTGCCTCCTCAACAAGCCCAAGGGTGAGATGACCCTGGAGGAGCTGCAGaagcgggaggaggaggagtttaACATGGGTCCACTCCCCGTGCTCACACAGTTGGTCAAGAACAACACCCAAGTGCTCATCAATTGCCGCAACAAGAAGCTCCTGGGCCGTGTGAAGGCCTTTGATAGGCACCGCAACATGGTGCTGGAGGAAGTGAAGGAGGTGTGGACCAAGGTCCCCAAGAATGGCAAGAGCAAGAAGAAGTCCAAGCCAGTCAACAAGGACCGCTACATCTCCAAGATGGTCCTGTGTGGGGACTCGGTCATTGTGGTCCTGCGGAACCCGCTCATGCATCGCCAGCAAGAAGGGGCCTTCTCCCCACCGTTAGAACTTGCCCCCTCGTTTTTCAAAGACCTGCCCTTTGCGCTGGGAATAATAAAGTCCTgtgttttttctaaaaaaaaaaggaagccccCTGGCCTCGCTCAACAGTGACTCACAGTTAATGAGAATGTCGATCTTCCCGAACTCCTTCAGAGCCTGCTCCACGGCTGCCATGATGGCCAGGGGAGCTCGGACATCCAGAGATAAAGGGAGGCACCTCTGGCCAGTGGCAGCAGCCAGCTTTCTGGCAGCCTAGAAGCCGGACAGGAAGAGAGAGGTGGGCAGCAGGCCTGTGACCTCAGCCTGGAGGAACAGCCCTTCAGAATCTGATGAGGATGATGAGCCAGGTTCTGCCAGGAAGCCGGGCTCTGCTGCTGAAACCCACTCTGCAGAgacacagctggcaagtggccACTCCCCAGGGCCATGACCCCTGGTGGACGCTGCTAAGACAGCCCGCACCCTTTCCCCTCTCATCACCCTCCAGGCCCGTGGTCACTAGTCACAGGTCAACGGCAGCTCCAGCTGACGTCCAGTCCCTGCCCCGAGACCAGCCATGGCAGTGGAGAGACTCTCGGCCCTCATGACCCTGGTGAGCCCAGAGATCTGTCTTGGGGCCACATTACCACCCAACATAAGGGTTCCTGCATAGGACCCAATAAGTagattctttaaaaagacaaggatgtccctgCAGGCCACTTCCATTGAAGCTCTGTATTTGGAAGAGGGGCAGGTTTTGGTGTAATCATCCTCTGGACCTCaggaccctccaggcccaggcTCCCAGCCCCCAAAGCCGCCCAAGGATGTGTGGGCACAGGAGAGACCCCTTACCATCGACACTCTAGGAAGACTTCTGCTGGCGATGACTGTGTGGCAGCCGTGCCTGCAAAGCCAGAGGGCAGGCGTGAGGGCAGCAAGGTGCAAGGGACACGCCCAGCCGGGCTCCTGCCTGGCGCTCAAAGCAAAGGTCCCCCTCCCCGAAGGGTCTCTCAGGCTTAAACACCAGCCTAGGGCTGAAGGCACAGCTAGCAGAGGACCCAGGGGCCTCCGTGGGGCTGAGTGACTGTGGCAGGACCTCAGGCAGCCACCACTGGTTTCTGGGCTGTGTCTCTCTGGCACGAGGTATGCCAGCCATGCAGGGATGTGGGCCTTGCCCCAAACACCATGTGAGCAGCTGTGAGTCTCGGACACAGGGCCCAGACTCTGCATGAGTCCTGCTGGGTCCACCTGGGTCTCCCCAGGAGGATGGTGTGAAGGACAGAGAGCCCATTCCGGGGCCAGGGCACCTCCCCTGCCTTACCTCCCGACAAACCCAGCCTCAAACTCAGTAACAGTACCAGCTACCACCTGCTAAGCCAGTCCCACTGAATCCTCAGAACACCACAGCACAGCTGGCCACACTCTGCTCAGAGAAGCAACAAAGCTTCCAGCTTGGAAAACAAATTCACCTGGAATGGATGAGTCCCAAAATCTCGTCCAGTGGGACATCTCTGAAAAGCAGGGTCCTGGAGGAAACCAGCTTCATCTCCCCTAACCCCAGCCTAACTCTAGGCCTCTCCTAGGTGGGGGTGACAAACTGTTGACCTGGGCCTGAGACCACAGACCTTGTGTCCCAAGAGACACTGTGCTCTGCATGGTGCCAGGGTCCAACTCGGCCCACCCTGGCCCTGGCTCGGCAAGGCCCTGGGGGACCCTGCAGTAGAATTACCTCAACCTTTGGATCCTCCCGCTTTGTACAAATGGGGGTGCTGAGGCCAGAGACAAACAGTCCAGACTAATCTCTAGgagaggctggagtcttgcctctCCCGGGACAGCACTTGACCCCTTTCAGATGCTCTCTGATGGCCCTGAGCCTAGAGGGGTTCCCACCACCCACCGGCATTTTGCTCAAGATCCCAGGGTCCAGTGGGGTCCATGCAAGGGGGTGGGGAGCAAGATGGGGCACAGAGCAGTGCTTACCGCATGAAAATCTCAGCAATCCGGAACCCGATTCCAGAGCCACCGCCTGTGATGAAGGCTACCTTGTCcctgagagaagaaaacagaggctcttTAAAGAGGCCCCTGTTAAATGGGGGTAGGGGAGGAGGTGCTCTTGGAGGACACTGACCCTCTGCACTGGGCACTTCTGTCAAATTTGAGAAatgctgcttttttattttttaataaatttatttatttatttatttatggctgtgttgggtcttcgtttctgtgcgagggctttctccagttgcggcaagcgggggccactcttcatcgcggtgcgcgggcctctcactatcgcagcctctcccgttgcggagcacacactccagacgcgcaggctcagtagttgtggctcacgggctcagttgctccacggcatgtgggatcttcccagaccaggccttgaacctgtgtcccttgcattggcaggcagactctcaaccactgtgccaccagggaagccccaagaaatgCTGCTTTTTAAAGTCCTCACCTCTTTGAATCTTTGGGAAGAATGTCTCTATGCATAAAAGTCTCTATGCAGAAAGTTATCAATTAAGTGAGAAATGTTTTCAAAACATACAAGCCTTCCTCCAGCCACCCTCTAAGCAGATAGGGTAGAGGGTtcctggagaaagagaaacaggtttggctttcttgacataagagaagcatTTTTGGCCTAAAACATTCTATGATCTAAGCCTGGTCACAGTCTTGTCCTCGAACAGGTCTCAAAAGAATAcagaaactgggacttccctggtggtccagtggttaagactctgagctcctgatgcaggggccccaggttggatccctggttagggaactagatcccgcatgccacaactgaagatcccacatgccatcccatgtgtcacaactaagacccagtgcagccaaataaataaatttttttttttaaataaaaatgggtaGGGGTcacatatatacgctgtctacaagagacccacttcagacttagggacacatacagactgaaagtgagaggatggaaaaagatattccatgcaaatggaaatcaaaagaaagctggagtagcaatactcatatcagattaaatagactttaaaataaagaatgttacaagaaacaaggaaggacactacataacgatcaagggatcaatccaggaagaagaaataacaatgataaatatatatacacccaacataggagcacctcaatacataagctaactgctaacagctataaaagaggaaatcgacagtaacacaataacagtgggggactttgggcttccctggtggctcagtggttaagaatctgcctgccaatgcaggggacacagggtcgagccctggcctggaagatcccacataccgtggagcaactaagcccatgcgccacaactactgagcctgtgctctagagcccgtgctccacaactactgagcccacgcaccacaactactgaagcctgtgcgcctagagcctgtgctctgcaacaagagaagccaccgcaatgagaagcctgcacaacaCAACGAAGGgtacccctgctcgctgcaactagagaaaacctgcatgcagcaacaaagacccaacacaatcaaaaataaataaataaaataaatttaaaaaaataataataatagtgggggactttgacacctcacttacaccaatggacagataatccagacagaaaattaaaaacgaaacgcaagctttaaatgacacaatagaccagatagatttaattgatatttataggacattccatccaaaaacagcagattacattttcttctcaagtgcacacggaacgttctccaggatagatcacatcttgggtcacaaatcaagcctcggtaaatttaagaaaactgaaatcatatcaagcatcttttccgaccacaacgctatgagattagaaatcaattacaggggaaaaaaacgtaaaaaacataaacacatggaggctaaaaaatacactactaaataaccaagagatcactgaagaaatcaaagaggaaatcaaaaatacctagagacaaatgacaatgaaaacaagatgatccaaaacctatgggatgcagcaaaagcagttctaagagggaagtttatagcaatacaaacctacctcaagaaacaagaaaaatctcaaataaacaatctaaccttacacctaaaggaactaaagaaagaagaacaaacaaaacccaaagttagtagaaggaaagaaatcataaagatcagagcagaaataaatgaaatagaaacaaagaaaacaatagcaaagatcaataaaactaaaagctggttctttgagaagataaacaaaattgataaacctttagccagactcatcaagaaaaagagggagaggactcaaatcaataaaatcagaaatgaaaaaggagaggttacaatggacactgcagaaatacaaagcatcctaagagactactacaagcaactctatgccaataaaatggacaacctggaagaagtggacaaattcttagaaaggtataaccttccaagactgaaccaggaagaaatagaaaatatgaacagatcaatcacaagtaatgaaattgaaactgtgattaaaaatctttcaacaaacaaaagtccaggaccagatggcttcacaagtgaattctagcaaacatttagagaagagctaacacccatcctcctcaaactcttccaaaaaattgcagaggaaggaacacccccaaactcattctatgaggccaccatcaccctgataccaaaaccagataaagatactgcaaaataagaaaattacagaccaatatcactgatgaatatagatgcaaaaatcctcaacaaaatactagcaaaccgaatccaacaacacattaaaaggatcatacgccatgatcaagtgggatttatcccagggacgcaaggattcttcaatatatgcaaatcaatcaatgtgatacaccatattaacaaattgaagaatgaaaaccatatgatcatctcaatagatgcagaaaaagcttttgacaaaattcaacaaccatttatgataaaaactctccagaaagtgggcatagagggaacctacctcaacataataaaggccatatatgacaaacccacagcaaacatcattctcaatggtgaaaaactgaaagcacttcctctaagatcaggaacaaaacaaggatgtccaatcttgccactattattcagcatagttttggaagtcctaaccactgcaatcagagaagaaaaagaaataaaaggaatacaaattggaaaagaagaagtaaaactgtcattgcagatgacatgatactatacacagagaatcctaaagatgccaccagaaaactactagagctaatcaatgaatttggtaaagttgcaggatacaaaattaatgcacagaaatctcttgcattcctatacactaacaacgaaagatcagaaagagaaattaaggaaacaatcccatttaccattgcaacaaaaagaataaaatacctaggaataaacctacctaaggaggtaaaagacctgtactcagaaaactataagacactgatgaaagaaatcaaagatgataccaacagatggagagatataccatgttcttggattggaagaatcaatattgtgaaaatgactatactacccaaagaaatctacagattcaatgcaatccctatcaaattaccaatggcatttttttacagaactagaacaaaaaatcttaaaatttgtgtggagacacaaaagaccccgaatagccaaagcagtcttgaaggaaaaaaacggagctggaggaatcagactccctgacttcagactatactacaaagctacagtaatcaagacaatatggtactggcacaaaaacagaaatacagatcagtggaacaggatagaaagcccagagataaacccatgcacctatggtcaactaatctatgacaaaggaggcaaggatatacaatggagaaaagacagtctcttcaataagtggtgctgggagcactggacagctacatgtaaaagaatgaaattagaaca from Balaenoptera acutorostrata chromosome 15, mBalAcu1.1, whole genome shotgun sequence encodes the following:
- the LOC102997521 gene encoding small nuclear ribonucleoprotein Sm D2-like, coding for MCLLNKPKGEMTLEELQKREEEEFNMGPLPVLTQLVKNNTQVLINCRNKKLLGRVKAFDRHRNMVLEEVKEVWTKVPKNGKSKKKSKPVNKDRYISKMVLCGDSVIVVLRNPLMHRQQEGAFSPPLELAPSFFKDLPFALGIIKSCVFSKKKRKPPGLAQQ